From Scomber scombrus chromosome 9, fScoSco1.1, whole genome shotgun sequence, one genomic window encodes:
- the npas4a gene encoding neuronal PAS domain-containing protein 4A — translation MYRSTKGASKARRDQINAEIRNLKDLLPISEADKARLSYLHIMSLACMYTRKSVFFTQEAGTAAGVEESAQFLSFYELSEFMQTLPGFLMLLTGEGKLLYLSESVTEHLGHSMVDLVAQGDSVYDIIDTSDHLIMRTNLSTSTSLETDRLFRCRFNTSKSVRRQSAGNKLVLIRARCLIPPLSAPTAGSYWTSNPVWVCFCSPLEPHPTRTGPGAERESTSTPPLTDTNLFLACFHSQHGRDLRLQTAQDSVSAYLGFDVTALRSCSWYSLLHPQDLSHASAQHRSLLREGGEGRAEMVVRVQAQDQSWVWLYMVLQLQPGEFPISSNNYIISESEAWSVRQQLSSEQTQLTLVLSSGTSQQESLSLQSPETLSSPDQVFTPGSSGLSAQSFDFSTAGCSVGSSDEPGSSAAEAMRLEGDPRSSISSLEEESLFQQHPTESPSAASSPTPVTVETVADLDFLTQNILLPPSFQLDPPLPALPLPLPPVPTPQAQQSKEFVCTPPYTPQIGGASFPFGEPLFSFDPTGTTTPPPSATTATATTSVAPAASSTAPPTTASSPSPPTTLSTKLALALPNLTTDLLFPIDPCSGSLYEKLPPTPDSPGDGDCTVMTLPEVRGPLYVDVPLRPLQCPPEGLLTPEASPGKQPCLSFFSLEREREKERAEISLLAQHISSLAEGFYLDPLLSKVSPSSMSPSSSPPSPFLSPAIETTDVDSVHMLREFYPIKAWRGLDIPMFLDDDDSLFEESILETLIQDDFAPPQSSIISSPSPSSSPMPSPSSPISPQTPVYWLQPSQFEGVGHFCSVQSAQCNSMAGCGANVAAEAGAMAEGEGLAEEAMEIEVVSSPVSSCSSIPASPPLILTASQSPATSTPIASPMPTVSCTQSLLEELAVLEPMFGAGASIAPGLGQQPELYQLQCHPSPQCFHKDGSGSVPPF, via the exons ATGTACCGCTCAACCAAAGGAGCATCCAAGGCTCGACGGGACCAGATCAACGCTGAGATCCGGAACCTGAAGGACTTGTTGCCCATATCCGAAGCAGATAAAGCGCGGCTCTCATACCTGCACATCATGTCTCTTGCCTGCATGTACACCAGGAAATCCGTCTTTTTTACTCAAG AAGCGGGAACTGCTGCTGGTGTTGAGGAGAGTGCACAGTTTCTGTCTTTCTACGAACTGTCGGAGTTTATGCAGACGCTGCCGGGGTTTCTGATGCTGCTGACCGGGGAAGGGAAGCTCCTGTACCTGTCAGAGAGCGTCACCGAGCACCTCGGACACTCCATG gtGGATCTTGTGGCACAGGGAGACAGTGTGTATGATATAATCGACACCTCAGACCACTTAATCATGAGGACCAACCTGTCAACCTCTACATCACTTGAAACAG ATCGTCTCTTCCGCTGTCGTTTCAACACCTCCAAGTCCGTGCGGAGGCAGAGTGCTGGGAACAAGCTGGTTCTGATCCGAGCTCGCTGCCTCATCCCCCCCTTATCCGCTCCTACTGCCGGGTCATACTGGACCTCCAACCCTGTCTGGGTGTGTTTCTGTTCTCCTCTGGAGCCCCACCCGACCCGCACCGGCCCCGGGGCAGAGAGGGAGTCAACCTCTACCCCTCCCCTGACTGACACCAACTTGTTCCTGGCCTGTTTCCACTCGCAGCACGGCCGGGACTTGAGGCTGCAGACTGCCCAGGATAG TGTGAGCGCCTATCTTGGCTTTGATGTGACAGCTTTACGCTCTTGCTCCTGGTACAGCCTCCTCCACCCACAGGATCTGTCACATGCCTCTGCTCAGCATCGCAGCCTAT tgagagaaggaggagagggcaGAGCTGAAATGGTGGTGCGTGTGCAAGCTCAAGACCAGTCGTGGGTTTGGCTCTACATGGTGCTCCAGCTGCAGCCTGGAGAATTCCCcatcagcagcaacaactacaTCATCAG TGAGTCTGAGGCTTGGTCAGTGCGTCAGCAGCTCAGCTCAGAGCAGACCCAGCTGACCCTGGTTCTGAGTTCCGGTACCTCCCAACAGGAAAGTCTGAGCCTCCAGTCCCCAGAAACCCTGTCCAGCCCAGACCAGGTCTTCACCCCTGGCAGCAGCGGCCTATCTGCCCAGTCCTTTGACTTCAGTACTGCTGGCTGCAGCGTTGGCTCCTCTGATGAACCAGgaagctctgctgctgaagccaTGAGGCTGGAGGGTGACCCTCGCTCCAGTATCTCCTCTCTGGAGGAAGAAAGCTTATTTCAGCAGCATCCCACTGAAAGCCCCTCAGCTGCCTCCTCTCCCACTCCAGTCACTGTTGAAACAGTAGCAGACTTAGACTTTTTAACCCAGAACATTCTCCTGCCACCCTCCTTCCAGCTCGACCCTCCACTGCCAGCTCTCCCCCTGCCTCTCCCTCCTGTGCCCACCCCACAAGCTCAGCAGAGCAAAGAGTTTGTGTGCACACCACCCTACACACCACAGATCGGTGGGGCTAGCTTCCCATTTGGTGAACCCCTCTTCAGCTTTGACCCCACCGGTACAAccactcctcctccctctgctacCACAGCAACTGCCACCACCTCCGTGGCCCCCGCAGCTTCCTCCACAGCCCCACCAACTACCGCTTCCAGCCCTTCTCCCCCCACCACCCTGTCTACCAAACTCGCCCTCGCACTACCAAACCTCACCACTGACCTCCTCTTCCCTATTGACCCCTGCAGTGGCTCTCTTTATGAGAAATTGCCCCCTACACCTGACAGCCCTGGAGATGGTGACTGCACAGTGATGACCCTTCCCGAGGTACGGGGTCCTCTGTATGTAGATGTGCCACTAAGGCCCCTCCAGTGTCCCCCTGAGGGCCTCCTCACCCCTGAAGCATCACCTGGTAAACAGCCCtgcctctccttcttctccctagaacgagagagggagaaggagagggcaGAAATCTCCCTCTTAGCTCAGCATATCAGCTCACTGGCAGAGGGATTCTACCTGGATCCACTCTTGTCCAAagtctctccttcctccatgtCACCCtcatcctcccctccctcccccttcctgtCTCCTGCCATAGAGACCACTGATGTTGATTCAGTCCACATGCTTAGGGAGTTTTATCCCATCAAAGCATGGAGAGGTCTGGACATTCCCATGTTCCTCGATGATGATGACTCTCTGTTTGAAGAGAGCATCCTAGAAACCCTCATCCAAGACGACTTTGCTCCTCCCCAGTCCTCCATCATCTCCTCCCCGTCCCCCTCATCCTCCCCGATGCCCAGTCCCTCCAGCCCAATCTCTCCTCAAACCCCAGTGTACTGGCTCCAACCCTCCCAGTTTGAGGGAGTGGGCCACTTCTGTAGCGTCCAATCGGCGCAATGTAACTCCATGGCTGGGTGCGGGGCGAATGTGGCTGCTGAGGCCGGGGCAATGGCGGAAGGGGAGGGGCTAGCGGAGGAAGCAATGGAGATTGAGGTGGTGTCATCTCCTgtgtcctcttgctcctccatCCCAGCTTCCCCTCCCCTCATTCTCACTGCCTCCCAAAGCCCTGCCACCTCCACGCCCATCGCCTCGCCCATGCCCACCGTGTCTTGCACTCAGTCCCTCCTGGAGGAACTGGCCGTTCTGGAACCCATGTTTGGGGCAGGTGCCTCGATCGCCCCTGGCTTAGGGCAACAACCTGAGTTGTATCAACTCCAATGTCATCCATCGCCACAGTGCTTCCATAAAG atgGGAGTGGAAGTGTTCCTCCGTTCTAA